The genomic interval CATTGAAGTTAATCTTTCCTTTTTCTCAACGTTGGCGTTTTCAGTTGTAAATATCATCACCGGCGCTTTCCCATCATTTATTACTGTTGCATCATCAGGTATGCGAAGAGAGGAATCTAAAATGACGCGTACAGGATGTCTACCTTCACCTGAAGGAAGACGTGTCGTTAACTTGGGATTATCCGCTATCACCGTTCCTACGCCTACCAGTATAGCATCATGATGATGTCTTAGCTGATGAACCTCTTCTCTAGCCTTGTCACCAGTCACCCACTGGCTGTGTCCGGTGTGGGTTGCTATTTTGCCATCTAGGGTACTGGCTGTTTTTAGGGTAACAAAAGGGCGCTGTGTTTTTTTAAAGTACTCATACCATTCGTTTAGCTGTGACGCTTCTTGTTGCATCACCCCAACATCCACTTCAATACTTGCCTGTCTTAATGTTTGAATACCTTGTCCTTGCACTCGTGGATCGGGATCAAAAGGTTGAGCAATCACAACTCTCTTCACTTTTGCATTGATTAAGGCTTCTGTACACGGAGGTGTACGTCCATAATGGTTACATGGCTCTAATGTAACGTACACCGTACTCCCTACCTCGTTACCCTGTGCCATTCGAAGCGCGTTTATTTCTGCGTGAGAACCACCCGCTATTAGGTGTGCCCCCATGCCGACGATGCTACCGTCTTTGACAATGACACAACCGACAAGAGGATTGGGGCTTGTTTGACCCCTTGCGCTTTTCGCTAGCTCTAAAGCTAAGTTCATATAATACTCATCGTTCATTTTCTTTCCTCCAATGGTTGTCCTAAACCCATATACTCTTGAAGTTATTTTTAAGGTTGACTTATTTTATGAGCCGATTCCCAAGGGTTATTTCCCTACGAGAGATGGTATGATTGAAGGTTTCAATTTTAGTTTCCAGATATTTTTGGTTGTACACGGAGACCTCTCCCACAGCACTTTCAACACGTTTAACGTCCACTTGACCTTGTCGTAGATAAGCCTTTTTGTCTGGGTTATTAGTTAAAAGCGTGATCGGTCTTTGACGTAAATGCTTTAGCACTAGTGCGACATCACCGTAATCTCGTTGATCAGGTGCATAGCCTAAAGCAACGTTTGCTTCGGCTGTATCTAAGCCTTCTTCTTGCAACGCATAAGTCATTGCTTTACTGAATAGCCCGATACCACGTCCCTCATGATCTGCAACATATATTAGAGCACCTGCGCCATATATGATGATCTTCTGTAGAGCAGATTGAAGCTGACTACCGCAGTCACAACGTTGACTCCCAAATATATCTCCTGTGTGGCAAATACTATGAACACGCACTGCTGCTTCTTCTGCATGAGCAAAGTCTCCATATACTAGAACGGAACTTTGTTGCAGCTGAGCCAAATTTTTTTGAGGCAGCTCCTCTATTAATTCTTTTGGATCTTCTGTCATATTATCCTCTTTCAACCATGTATACCACTTGAGAGTATGATCTTCACCTTTTAGTTTCACTGGTAGATTAACTGGCCCAAAAAGATACAAAGGATGGCCATCATCGTCATAAAGTAAAGATAAACGGGAAGCCAATGTATCTTTTATTTGCTGCTCATAAGTTATCTTCATGATAAAAAAACCTACTTTCTATTGTATTCGTTGTGCCATAGCCAGTATTTTCTTAACAATGGTCAGGTTTGAATCAACGACATTGACACTACCATCATAAGAGACTGCTATAAAATAACGATCGTAACGTGTTATGCTACTGATACCATTCCTAGCTAATGTTTGACGAGTGATGTCTCCTGACTCTAAATCCACCTTGACGATATTTCCCCAGTAATCTCCTACGACGACTGTTAGTTCATCAATAAAACTGACTGATTTGAGAGATTTACGGCCTAAATTATACGAATATAGTAGCTTTCCTGTATCAAGCTCAAAAACCTTGACTGAGAAGTCACGAGATACACTTGCCGCGTATTTTCCAGAAGGTGAAATATCAACATCATTAATGATTGCAGTATGGCCTAAATATTGTTGAACAACTTCTCCGTTAAAATTCCATGACAGTAACTCTCCTTCAGCTGAGCAACTCACCCCTAAAGGTTGATATGGGTGTAAACGTAATGCTTTTACAGCTCCATCGTGAACTTCAAGCTTGTCCATTATCTCTCCTTTTTCATTGACCCTTACAATGGCGCCACTGTAGCATCCCACAAATGACGCTTGCTCATAGCCCTGATGTTCCGATATTCTTATGGTATTAATGGGCCCTTCTCCTATTAACGCTTCCGCTGTTTGTTGGAGCTGGCCTTGATCCTCTTTGAAAATATGAATCCTTTGATTATGGGCACCGCCAACAACAAGATTATACTTTGCACTCATCGCCACCCCGTTCATTAGAAACCGTCCGGAAGTGGGTTCAAAAATAGCCATGTCCTCCCCGCTGTTCAGGTCGGCTAATCTCATGTAGCCATCATCACTGACAAGCGCAAGTTTTCCCTCGTGATCCGCAGCTACGTCATTGAAACAAGCGTTACCTTTGACTTCTTCATGTCTCCCAATCTCCGATAGGAACTGACCGGTTATAGCATCCCAGCATAATACAGTACCATCAAAAGTTCCAGCATACACTTTTTGTCCGTCTGAGGAGAAATTTAAAGATCTTTCCCATTTAATCTGATTTTGTTCTAAATTCAATTTAAGCGATAAGGAATCAGCGTCCCAAACGAGTATCTTCTGATCGTACGCAGCGGATAAGATATCTCCGTTAACTGGTGACACCGATACTTTTTTAATGCCTGATTCATGAGCCGCTATTTCACGAATCATTTTCCCATCTTTAATATCAAATACACGTATACACCCATCATCACACCCTAAAATTACACGGCCATGGTTTGTATCAATCGCACAAGTATCAGTTTCGACTTCAAACGGCCCCCACATATTTAAAAGATTGCCAGTCTGTAAGTCCCATACGCGTAGCGTTTTATCATCCCCTGAAGAGTATATTTTCCCATCGTGATAAGCTAGAGAAAGGACATCCTTCTCATGCCCATCAATAACACGCGTTATAGCCCCTGTATCCAGATTCCAAATCAGAATGCGTTGATCTCTGGAGGCTGATACGCCTGTATGGTCATCTACAAATATAAAATCTTCTACATCATCACTATGTCCATACAATGTTTTTTCTAAATTAAATGTCGAAAGATTCCAAATTTTAATAGTATAATCTGAGGAACATGATGCAGCTCTTGTTCCATCACTGTTCACAACAATACGATTGGCTAAATGCTCATGGTAACCCAGTAATTTTATATCGTCGGTATCAAAGTTAAACCAACCTATGGCACCATCATAACCTGATGTAACTACGGCATTTTTTGTGGGCAAGTGCGTGGCGCATGTAACCGGTCCTCTGTGCTTGTTAAACACATGTTTACTTTTCGTCATAACCTGGGTTTCACTCATCTTCTAAATTCCTCCTTAATGAAGCTTTTTATATGTTTATACCACTATGTGGTTAAACAACGTGTGCTATCACCTTTTTTCTTGTGATTTGTGACTTCCTTACAGCCTGCTCGAGGTCATATGAGTTAACAATCTTTAACCTAAACGGAAAGTTTAATTTTTGTAAATAACACTGTGTGCTTCAATAAGGTCCATCATAATTATATTAAATATTGACAATTCTTACAATTTCATTATAAAAATATTGACAAAATTAGGGCTAAAGTCCCTTCATTTTTTCAAGGTCCTAGTTTCGTTTATGCTTCTAAACAGCATTAATAAAATCTCAATGTTTCATCCTCTAATGTGACAGCCCCTTCAGGCGTTATTTGATTTGTTTACTTTATTATACAATCATGGTATATATCCCTTCTTTTTCATCATTTTTTTACATTAATTTCGTAAACTTAAAGTTAATTAAAATCAACTCAATGTTTAAAAAAACCATCGGTTTAAGAACCGACGGCTTCTTTGTTTTCAGAAAAGAATGTTTTCAACGCCTGGTAAACCTCGTGTTTCTCTCGTATGATAGCGTACCGGAAACGGGGGTCGTCAATTTTGCGATAAGCGGACATAAGTGTGGAACTTCTATTATATTGATTTACTTCACCATAGCCGAACATGTTTGAGATATCCATTAATTTTTTTACCAGCTTCAAACAACGTTCGTTATCCGATGTCAGGTTGTCGCCATCGGAGAAGTGGAAAGGATAGATGTTGTAACGTTCAGGTGAGTAGCGTTCTTCGATAATCTCCAGGGCTTTACGATAAGCGGATGAACAAATCGTTCCTCCACTTTCGCCTTTGGTGAAGAACGCTTCTTCACTCACTTCTTTTGCTTCGGTATGGTGAGCGACAAAGACGATGTCCACATGCTCATATTTCGTCCGAAGAAAACGTGTCATCCAGAAGAAGAAGCTACGTGCGACATATTTCTCAAACACACCCATAGAGCCTGACGTATCCATCATGGCTATAATGACGGCATTAGAATGGGGTTGCACCACCTCTTCCCACGTTTTAAACCTGAGATCATCGATCGACATTTTCAACAGATCTTTGTCTCTTTTACCTTCCAGGGCGTTACGACGGATAGCCTCCAGAAGCGTGCGTTTTTTATCGATGTTACCCATAAGACCTTTTTTCCTAATGTCGTTAAAGCGGATATCTTTTACTTTAATTTGGTCTTTTTCCTTTTGTTTGAGATTGGGTAAAGCTAACTCCGAGAATAACATCTCCTGTAGCTGCTCAACGTCCACTTCTGCTTCGTAATAGTCCTCTCCCGCTTGGTCTCCCGCTCCCTGTCCTTTCCCTGGTCCTTGTGGCTTCCCATCTCGGGCGACGACATCCCCTACTTGACTGTCTCCATCACCTTGCCCTGCATGTTGTTGCTTATTGTAATTATATCTAAACTTATATTCATCTAACGAGCGAATCGGGATTTTAATGACTTCCCGCCCGTTTGATAAAATGACACTCTCCTCTGTTACTAGATCAGGAAGGTTCTTTTTGATCGCTTCTTTGACTTTTTCCTGATGTCTCGCTTGGTCTTCGTACCCTTTGCGATGGAGGGACCAATCATCCTTGGACAGTATAAACGTCTGGTCCTTTCGCACTGGTCATCCCTCCTTTTGATTAATTTTTCGCGTTAACGATTGAGCAAGCTACCGACATACTTCAGTAAGTCATTCGCTGAAGAAGCGGTGTATCCGTGCTCCTCTACGAGGCGGTTAATCACTTCATTAATCTTTTTCAACTGGTTCTCATCCGGGGTTTTTACGGACGTTGTAATCTTGACGACGTCCTTTAAGTCTGCAAATAGTTTTTTCTGTATCGCTTCCCGCAAACGATCATGGGTATTGTAATTAAATGACTTTCCTTTTCTCGCGTAGGCTGAGATCCGGATGAGGATTTCTTCACGAAAAGCCTTCTTCGCGTTCTCTGATACACCGATCTGTTCCTCAATGGAGCGCATGAGCTTTTCATCTGGATCAAGCTCTTCACCTGTGAGAGGGTCACGAATTTTCTGCCAATTACAATACGCTTC from Caldalkalibacillus salinus carries:
- the ribD gene encoding bifunctional diaminohydroxyphosphoribosylaminopyrimidine deaminase/5-amino-6-(5-phosphoribosylamino)uracil reductase RibD, which encodes MNDEYYMNLALELAKSARGQTSPNPLVGCVIVKDGSIVGMGAHLIAGGSHAEINALRMAQGNEVGSTVYVTLEPCNHYGRTPPCTEALINAKVKRVVIAQPFDPDPRVQGQGIQTLRQASIEVDVGVMQQEASQLNEWYEYFKKTQRPFVTLKTASTLDGKIATHTGHSQWVTGDKAREEVHQLRHHHDAILVGVGTVIADNPKLTTRLPSGEGRHPVRVILDSSLRIPDDATVINDGKAPVMIFTTENANVEKKERLTSMGCEVIVTGADSQVDLDQVLKVLAQKHITSVLVEGGSQINGAFLKQHLVNRVVTYIAPKILGGTDALTSFKGLEIEDMGQAFQLGQVTVSMVGNDIKVTGTPIYENKVHPNG
- a CDS encoding GTP cyclohydrolase II; the encoded protein is MKITYEQQIKDTLASRLSLLYDDDGHPLYLFGPVNLPVKLKGEDHTLKWYTWLKEDNMTEDPKELIEELPQKNLAQLQQSSVLVYGDFAHAEEAAVRVHSICHTGDIFGSQRCDCGSQLQSALQKIIIYGAGALIYVADHEGRGIGLFSKAMTYALQEEGLDTAEANVALGYAPDQRDYGDVALVLKHLRQRPITLLTNNPDKKAYLRQGQVDVKRVESAVGEVSVYNQKYLETKIETFNHTISRREITLGNRLIK
- a CDS encoding WD40 repeat domain-containing protein; this encodes MSETQVMTKSKHVFNKHRGPVTCATHLPTKNAVVTSGYDGAIGWFNFDTDDIKLLGYHEHLANRIVVNSDGTRAASCSSDYTIKIWNLSTFNLEKTLYGHSDDVEDFIFVDDHTGVSASRDQRILIWNLDTGAITRVIDGHEKDVLSLAYHDGKIYSSGDDKTLRVWDLQTGNLLNMWGPFEVETDTCAIDTNHGRVILGCDDGCIRVFDIKDGKMIREIAAHESGIKKVSVSPVNGDILSAAYDQKILVWDADSLSLKLNLEQNQIKWERSLNFSSDGQKVYAGTFDGTVLCWDAITGQFLSEIGRHEEVKGNACFNDVAADHEGKLALVSDDGYMRLADLNSGEDMAIFEPTSGRFLMNGVAMSAKYNLVVGGAHNQRIHIFKEDQGQLQQTAEALIGEGPINTIRISEHQGYEQASFVGCYSGAIVRVNEKGEIMDKLEVHDGAVKALRLHPYQPLGVSCSAEGELLSWNFNGEVVQQYLGHTAIINDVDISPSGKYAASVSRDFSVKVFELDTGKLLYSYNLGRKSLKSVSFIDELTVVVGDYWGNIVKVDLESGDITRQTLARNGISSITRYDRYFIAVSYDGSVNVVDSNLTIVKKILAMAQRIQ
- the yhbH gene encoding sporulation protein YhbH, with amino-acid sequence MRKDQTFILSKDDWSLHRKGYEDQARHQEKVKEAIKKNLPDLVTEESVILSNGREVIKIPIRSLDEYKFRYNYNKQQHAGQGDGDSQVGDVVARDGKPQGPGKGQGAGDQAGEDYYEAEVDVEQLQEMLFSELALPNLKQKEKDQIKVKDIRFNDIRKKGLMGNIDKKRTLLEAIRRNALEGKRDKDLLKMSIDDLRFKTWEEVVQPHSNAVIIAMMDTSGSMGVFEKYVARSFFFWMTRFLRTKYEHVDIVFVAHHTEAKEVSEEAFFTKGESGGTICSSAYRKALEIIEERYSPERYNIYPFHFSDGDNLTSDNERCLKLVKKLMDISNMFGYGEVNQYNRSSTLMSAYRKIDDPRFRYAIIREKHEVYQALKTFFSENKEAVGS